The Thioclava nitratireducens genome includes a region encoding these proteins:
- a CDS encoding amino acid ABC transporter ATP-binding protein, producing MTMLSSTPAAASMREVNKYYGTFHALRDVDLEIPPGKVTCLIGPSGSGKSTLLRCLNFLEDYDSGEVRIDDQLIGYETPGGRRMSARRLREMRRDIGMVFQQFNLWPHMTALQNVAEGLERVRGFSRPEAEAHAREALAKVGLADKEANHPSRLSGGQQQRVAIARAIAMQPRIMLFDEPTSALDPELVGEVLAVMKQLATEGMTMVVVTHEMGFAAHVADRVVFMERGEIVTVGSPQEVFHGAADPRLKGFLEGYRERNSLDF from the coding sequence ATGACCATGCTTTCCTCCACCCCCGCCGCCGCCTCGATGCGCGAGGTGAACAAATATTACGGCACCTTTCACGCGCTGCGCGATGTCGATCTGGAGATCCCGCCGGGCAAGGTGACCTGCCTGATCGGCCCGTCGGGTTCGGGCAAGTCGACGCTGTTGCGCTGTCTGAACTTCCTTGAGGACTACGACAGTGGCGAGGTGCGGATCGACGACCAGTTGATCGGCTACGAGACCCCCGGCGGACGTCGCATGTCGGCGCGGCGGCTGCGCGAGATGCGCCGCGACATCGGCATGGTGTTCCAGCAATTCAACCTGTGGCCGCATATGACCGCGTTGCAGAACGTAGCCGAGGGGCTGGAACGGGTCCGCGGCTTCTCGCGCCCCGAGGCCGAGGCGCATGCCCGCGAGGCGTTGGCCAAGGTGGGTCTTGCCGACAAGGAGGCGAACCATCCGAGCCGCCTGTCGGGCGGCCAGCAGCAGCGCGTGGCCATCGCGCGGGCGATCGCCATGCAGCCACGGATCATGCTGTTCGATGAACCGACCTCGGCGCTCGATCCCGAATTGGTGGGTGAGGTGCTGGCGGTGATGAAGCAGCTTGCGACCGAAGGCATGACGATGGTCGTCGTGACGCACGAGATGGGCTTTGCTGCGCATGTCGCCGATCGCGTCGTCTTCATGGAGCGCGGCGAGATCGTCACGGTCGGGTCGCCGCAGGAAGTCTTTCACGGCGCGGCCGACCCTCGCCTGAAAGGTTTTCTAGAGGGGTATCGGGAACGCAACTCTCTGGATTTCTAG